AGTGATGTTGATGTGTGTTTTTCAGGCAAAATAGCTATAACCAAATTGAGGGTTTAATAACTTCCTTAAAAAGCTCCCACTCGACCAACGATCATGAAAAATGTCTTCACAATCAGTAATAAGTCGTACATTGGATACCATTTCTTTTGATACTGCAAATCTAAGTCCACAATTTGCTCAAAATCTTTTATCTGAGAACGACCGTTAACTTGCCATTCGCCTGTCAAACCTGGTTTAACATTTAGGCGTTGCCAGTGACGTTGATTATACTGAGACACTTCATCCTTCGTTGGTGGACGTGTCCCTACTAAACTCATTTCGCCTACTAAAACGTTCCAAAACTGTGGGAGTTCATCTAGACTTGTACTTCTTAAAAAGCGACCTATTCTTGTGACTCGGAAGTCATTTTTATTTTTAAAAATTAATCCATCAGCTTCATTATGCACCAAAGATTTTAACTTCTCAGCATTTGAAACCATAGAGCGGAATTTCCGGATACGGAATGAGCCTCCGTATAGTCCGTAACGTTCTTGTGTGAAGAAAATTGAACCAGGACTATCGATTCTAATTGCTATTGCTATTGGTACAAACAAAATCGATAAAATTAGTAGTCCTACTAAGCTCCCCACAATATCTAAAAATCGTTTTAACTTAGAATTAACTGACGGGTGAACTGTTAGTTGCGGGGATTTCCAAGTATCGACCGTTGCACCATCAACAGCTTTTGTGCAGGATATCTGATACATTCTGATGCCAATTATATTTAGCGAAAAAAATATGGCTATTTAGCGTAATTAGAATATAAACCTAGCTCACCAGAACCAAACGAAGTTTAACCGTAGATTCACTGAATCTTCATCAAGATTCTTGGGATCATGATTTTTTATAAATTTTAGTTAAAGCAAAATAAACATATCTTATGTAAGATGAAAAGTCGTTAAAAATGTAGATATTTCATATATATGTCTTAAAATTTGCTACCCAGCAAGTGCGTTCACTAAGTTTTACAAAACTCAGATAAACTACATCCTCCTAAAGAGTCGATTTTATGAAACTTATTGCAAAAATATAAAATATGCGGTGTTTCACTTCGTGAAACATCTGGCGAGATTCTTTTACTTTCAAGAAACACGCTTAACGCTTAACAGGGAAATCGTGTTTGTTTCATTCGTTGCGGGCGTGTAATCGCGCCCCTTAGGCGCTGACATCTTGGGTAATTCTCAACAAAACCTAAAAAACCAGGTTTGTGAACTCAAAATTAAGGTTTATACGAGTAGGTATTCTCAAGAAACCCGGTTTTTCAATCAGGTGCAAGATCTCAGCGCCTAACTCGCTGCGATTGCGCAAAGCAAGAGACGCGCTCTTGGCGTATCACTTCCGCAATATATGAAAAAAACACGATTTTCCTGTTAAGCGTTAAGCGTTAAGCGCAACAAGTCTAATGCAATAATTCTTCTATCTGATGCTGACTCCATAAAGTTTTATACATTCCAGGCTGCTCCAAAAGTTCTGCGTGCGTACCCTTTTGAACAATTTTCCCCTTGTCCATGACGAAAATGCGGTCAGCACTAGCAGCGGCAGAAAGCTGATGAGTGATGAAAATGACTGTTTTTCGTTGCGTACCACCAGAAAGATTTTTCAAGATGGCTGTCGCAGTTTGATTATCCACACTGGAAAGAGCATCATCTAAAATTAACACTGGGGCATTAACTAGCATTGCCCTAGCCAAAGCAGTACGTTGGCGTTGACCACCAGAAAGAGTAATGCCACGTTCCCCAACTATAGTTTCATATTGTTGCGGAAAATTAATGATTTCTGGGTGAATTTGCGCCATCTTGGCTGTGTTTTCGACTTGTTCTTGTTCGCTCACAGGATCGCCGTAGCGAATATTATTTTTAATTGTTGTACTGAAGAGAAAGCTATCTTGAGGGACATAGGCGATAGCACTTCTTAAATCAGCCAAGGCAATTTTGGTAATGTCCACTCCATCCAAAAACAACTGTCCCGGCTCAATATCCAACAATCTTGGCACAGCATTTGCCAAAGTTGATTTCCCCGAACCAATAGCGCCTACAATTGCTACAGTCTCACTAGGAGCTATCGTGAAATTAACGTCACAGAGTGCGGAAGTCGTGGAACCAGGGTAAGTGTAACTCAGGTTTGTTGCTGTGAGTTTTCCTTTGACTTGGTATAGTGGTAACTCAATCGTATCTTGTGTATCTTTTATTTTGGGTGTGACAGTCAAAATTGTCTCAATGCGGTCAATACTCACCTCACCTCGTTGGTAAGCGGTGATAGTGAATCCTAACAAAGCCGTCGGGAAGACAAGACGCTCTACGTACAAAAGTAGTGCGATAAAATCACCAGGAGGCAGGCTTCCATTGGCAATCCTTGTGGAGCCTAACCAGATAATGATGAAAGAACTCACCGTAGCTAGTCCACCAATCAGTGGAAACAGCGTGTTTCGACTTTTTGCCAATTTGAGATTAGCCTCCAGCAGATCCCGATTTCGATTGGCAAAGGCACGACGCTCGTTTTCTTCCTGAGAGTAAATTTTTATTAAGGCCATGCCACTGATATCCTCTTGAATCAGTGCACTGATGTCAGAGATCCTCTCCTGTACAGCCGACTGTTGTGTGCGTAAGCGATCACTAAACAAATATACTAAGAAAAACATGAAAGGATAGACTGCTAGTGAGGCTAATGTCAGATCTACACTCAGACCCAGCATCACTGGTAAGGTGAAAACGTAGGCAAATAAAGTATTTACCAAACTCAGGACTGCAAAACCCAACAGCCGCCGGATATTGTCCACATCGCTTGTCGCCCGACTAATCAAATCGCCTGCGCTATTGATGGCAAAATACGACGGTTCCATTTTTAATAAGTGTTCAAAAATCCGTTGTTTCAGGTCAAATTCCACCTGACGCCCGACGCCAAACAGCCAAATCCGAGAGGCGATCCGGATGAACCACATGGCTGAAGCGAATAATACAATTTGTATAACAAGATATTTGATTTGATTAAAGCTGAATTCTACTGAGAGTCGGTCAACAGCAGAGCGAATCAACAGAGGGATATAAACACCCAAACCATTCACAATCAACAAGGCAATAATGCCAAATGTTGCGTCCCGCCAATGAGGGCGTAGGTATGCAAGAAGCTTAGATAGTCGTCGTGAATTTGCCATTCAAGGAATTACGCAACATCTTCATTTTACTTTAAAGTCCCAGTAGTTTCTGGCACATTCATCTTTAGTAAGAAGAACACCAAACTAGGGGCTTCGGTGCAATCTGTCGCATGTGGCGTGCACAAGCGCTTTGTAGGGGAGCAGAAGCACCCGACGACGAGCACGCTACGCTTGAGGGCAGGGAGAAAAGGAGAATCTAATTCACGTGGATCAGTTTTCTCCCTGCTCCCTGCTCCCTGCCCCCTACTCCCTGCGTCTTTGGTCATTAACGTTGCATTTTTTTGCGCCAATGAGCGTAAACTTTGTCTAGCCCAAAAGAATAAGGTCAGCCAAGAGACTGACCTTATGAGTACTCATGTTCTCAATCTACACCTAACGAGCACGTAGGAAAGTGTATATCTGATTCAGATAACTTTCCCAGACTCGCGTTGTTAATTGCAGTGTTTCCGCATTGGGTACAAAATCTTCTAACCTCAACCCCCTTGTTCTAATAGCTTGTGGAGTTTGCAACAGATATGGTGTTGTTCTGATGTCAGACATTCTTGAGGCATAGGTAATACCATCGCTGGTTACGGTAGTATCTTGTCCTAATGCGACAAGTGTCTCAGATGTTGGTGTTCCTGGTACCATAGACGAAGCTAGCCGCACATTTTGGATAATTTCCTGATTGGCTAAGTATGGTTGCCCCAGCATTGCGACTGGTGAGCGAACTAGGAAGTAAGCGACAGCTGGGGTACTTGCTAACAACAAAATTGTCAGCGCCCAGCCGAGTAAGTATCCTCCTGGTTTGTCCAGTGTGCCTCCGCTTTTCATCCTCTGTGCTGCAAAAATCATCAGCAAGATAGATGCTCCCAGAGGTTTAAGTGGAAACGACACTACCCCCCACAATGAAGCAACAGCCGGTTCATTAGGGTTAATGAACGACAGCAGTAGAACAAGCAACAGAATGACTAAAATTAGTCTCCCGACAAAAGTCCCTGAGGGATAAAATCTCTGGAACAAGCTGTATATGATAGTGCCAACAAGTAACCACAGTAATACCCGACTTAACAGTACAAACATAAATTGATTAACTCTCAAATCCTTTTTTGCGGTCGGTTTTATAGGTTTTGGGCAGTGGGGTTATTGTACCGTCAAATTGTAATCGTACTGTTATCTGACTTCAAATACCTCACAACGCCACTCCCCTCAACGGAGGGGAACCTCCGCACGGGGGTGGCTCCCCTCACACCACGAGAACCATCGTAGTGATTTTAGAGCAATTTTTTACAACTGCGTCTACTATCAGTAATTTTCCAGATTAGTAACCTACCTCCTGTAAATTAAATTAATTTTAGTAATCAAATCAATCAAGTCAAAAGGAAAAACTATGTCGCCTGGAAAACCTACTATTTTGGTGACCGGGGGTGCTGGATATATCGGCTCCCATACAGTGCTTGCTCTTAAGCAAGCAGGTTTTGACGTGATAATACTCGATAATCTCGTTTACGGACACCGGGATTTGGTTGAAAAAGTTTTACAGGTAGAACTTGTAGTGGGAGATACTGGCGATCGCCCCCTGTTGGATGATTTGTTCAATACACGAGCGATCGCCGCCGTGATGCACTTTTCGGCTTATGCCTATGTAGGAGAATCCGTAACCGATCCTGCAAAGTATTACCGTAACAACGTTCTCGGCACCCTAACTCTGTTAGAAGCCATGCTCGCAGCGTCTGTTAAGAAATTTGTATTTTCTTCTACTTGTGCAACATACGGGGTACCTGAAGTTATACCAATCCCGGAAGACCATCCCCAGAATCCAATTAACCCTTATGGTGCTACCAAGCTGATGGTAGAACGGATTCTCTCTGATTTTGATGTTGCTTATGATTTTAAGTCGGTGCGGTTCCGCTATTTTAACGCCGCTGGTGCCGCTCCCAATGGCTTATTAGGAGAAGACCATAACCCAGAAACCCATTTGATCCCCCTTGTCTTGCAAACTGCCTTGGGTAAGCGCGAGTCTATCTCGGTTTTCGGCACTGATTATCCCACGCCAGATGGAACGTGCATTCGAGATTATATTCATGTCAGCGACTTAGCAGACGCCCACGTTTTGGGATTGGAATATTTATTGAAAGGCGGCGATAGCGAAGTTTTTAATTTAGGAAATGGTAGCGGCTTCTCAGTTAAAGAAGTTATTGAAGCTGCAAAGCAAGTGACACAAAAAGATATCAAAGTCGTGCAGTGCGATCGCCGTCCCGGTGATCCACCCGCACTCATTGGCACTAGCGAGAAAGCCCGAAAAATCCTAGGCTGGCATCCACAATACTCTTCTATTGAAGATATTATCACTCACGCTTGGCAGTGGCACCAGAATCGGCATAAGTAGAGTGCGGAAGATTAGGAGGATGAGGAGGGATAAGATCAGAACGCCTGCGGCGACCCCCTTAAAAAGGGGGTAAATGGGTAAAATAGACCTGATCCCCCTCATCCTCCTCATCAGCCCTCCCTTTTTTTCACCATGCGTAGTACCCCGAAGAAGACACCAACTGCTAAAAGAAGTGAAAGGGCGATCGCCCAAAATGGCACTCCCTGAGTTCGCTCTTCGGTGACACTTTGATTGACATTCTGCACAGTTTGTGATTCTTGTACATTATTATTTGTTGCTGAACCAACTGCCACGGTAACTGGAAACTTTAGCTCAAATGGCTGGAAACTCTTTCCATCTTTAGGTTTACCACTCAGTTGTAGCTGATACGCTCCAGCTCTCGGAAAAGTTATTTCCGTACCAGGTATGCCTTGAAACCGTTCTACCGAAACAGCTTGTAAGGACGGTTCAATGAGTGGTGGTTCACTAGGTGAGTGAGGTTCAGCGTAAACAGCTAATTGACAATTACACTCGGCTAAAGGGATAACTTTTCCACCTTTGCGAGTCAGAGCAAACCAGGTTTTTGCTGGCTCTCCGGCGCGGGGGTTATCATTTGGTTCTACGTGTAAGGTCGCGCCAACATTTCCTTCAGTCTTGACCTTGTGGGCAATGGCTGGGGAACCTATAGTTAAAAATAGAACAAATACAAAGAGTAATAATACTTGTTTTTTTAGACTCCTCTTTGCTGCGCTCAATCCCTGTCGGGGATTGGAGGGATCACATCTTTTCCTAGGACTTTTTTGAGGGAACATAAAATTTCTGTAAAGACAACATTGACCAGAAAAAGCGCCAACGCACCAGCAACACAATCAAGGTGACAATTCCCAGAAGCACTGCCGCTAATTTATTCTCCCAGGTAACTTGAGAAGAACCAAAATAGTGGGAGCCAATTATCACAGCATGAATCGTGCTTAATAGTAAAGCTGGCACGCTTAACAAATGAATTGCTCGCCAGCGCTTGCCTAAAGACTTCTGCAAACGGTCAAAACTGGTCAGGGCAGGGGGAGTCATCAGCGCCAGTGCTACAGCACCCAAAGCCATGCCCACCTGATAATCTGGTAGCAAGAACAAAAAGGCTGCAAAATTCCATTGCAGTGAATGTTCCATCATGTGGACAGTGTGAGCCAAAGACAACACAAAAGCACCGACTCCCAACGCACGACGATAACGCAAAGGTGCTGCCCACAAGTTGCTGATGGGACGAGCAACAAGCGCCAGAATTAAACAAACTAACGCTCCATGTCCGGTGTAATCTACCATTGTGTCGCCAGTCCGCAACAGGGTTAGCACACCAATTGTGAGAGTCACCCAACCACCCAAGCGAAACAATTGACTGCGCCTGTCTTTACTAACTAACGACGTAGACACACCCACACCTAACATTGTAGGCAGAGTTCCGATCCCAAATGCCAGCATTGTTGCTGCACCCATCCACAAATTGCCAGTTTCTGCAGCTTTAATTTGAGCAGTATACAGAAAACCACAAGGCATTAAACCCCAAGTCATACCCAAAAGCGCTGGTGTCCACCATTTGGTTTGGAGAGAAAGCTTAACCATTCCCTGACTGAGGTGGTTGTGTAAACGACTTTGCATAAGAGGGTGCAGCAATGGAATTCGAGGCAGAAAGTCTGGTTTTATTTGTCCAATACCAAACCAAATCAGCAAAATGCCAGTAAGAATCGCCATCCATTGGCGTAATTGGCTACCGATACCTGCCATTTGTCCACTGGCAAGCAATACCGAACCAAGCGCCCCAATCCCCGCACCAACAAGAACATAGCTCAGCATCCGTCCCAAATTTAGGAGAACGTGAAATTGCAATTGCTGTCGCCAATGAGGAGTTTCCTGCTTATGAGACAGGGAAAACGCAACTGC
This portion of the Brasilonema sennae CENA114 genome encodes:
- a CDS encoding sugar transferase — protein: MYQISCTKAVDGATVDTWKSPQLTVHPSVNSKLKRFLDIVGSLVGLLILSILFVPIAIAIRIDSPGSIFFTQERYGLYGGSFRIRKFRSMVSNAEKLKSLVHNEADGLIFKNKNDFRVTRIGRFLRSTSLDELPQFWNVLVGEMSLVGTRPPTKDEVSQYNQRHWQRLNVKPGLTGEWQVNGRSQIKDFEQIVDLDLQYQKKWYPMYDLLLIVKTFFMIVGRVGAF
- a CDS encoding ABC transporter ATP-binding protein, coding for MANSRRLSKLLAYLRPHWRDATFGIIALLIVNGLGVYIPLLIRSAVDRLSVEFSFNQIKYLVIQIVLFASAMWFIRIASRIWLFGVGRQVEFDLKQRIFEHLLKMEPSYFAINSAGDLISRATSDVDNIRRLLGFAVLSLVNTLFAYVFTLPVMLGLSVDLTLASLAVYPFMFFLVYLFSDRLRTQQSAVQERISDISALIQEDISGMALIKIYSQEENERRAFANRNRDLLEANLKLAKSRNTLFPLIGGLATVSSFIIIWLGSTRIANGSLPPGDFIALLLYVERLVFPTALLGFTITAYQRGEVSIDRIETILTVTPKIKDTQDTIELPLYQVKGKLTATNLSYTYPGSTTSALCDVNFTIAPSETVAIVGAIGSGKSTLANAVPRLLDIEPGQLFLDGVDITKIALADLRSAIAYVPQDSFLFSTTIKNNIRYGDPVSEQEQVENTAKMAQIHPEIINFPQQYETIVGERGITLSGGQRQRTALARAMLVNAPVLILDDALSSVDNQTATAILKNLSGGTQRKTVIFITHQLSAAASADRIFVMDKGKIVQKGTHAELLEQPGMYKTLWSQHQIEELLH
- the galE gene encoding UDP-glucose 4-epimerase GalE, giving the protein MSPGKPTILVTGGAGYIGSHTVLALKQAGFDVIILDNLVYGHRDLVEKVLQVELVVGDTGDRPLLDDLFNTRAIAAVMHFSAYAYVGESVTDPAKYYRNNVLGTLTLLEAMLAASVKKFVFSSTCATYGVPEVIPIPEDHPQNPINPYGATKLMVERILSDFDVAYDFKSVRFRYFNAAGAAPNGLLGEDHNPETHLIPLVLQTALGKRESISVFGTDYPTPDGTCIRDYIHVSDLADAHVLGLEYLLKGGDSEVFNLGNGSGFSVKEVIEAAKQVTQKDIKVVQCDRRPGDPPALIGTSEKARKILGWHPQYSSIEDIITHAWQWHQNRHK
- a CDS encoding sulfite exporter TauE/SafE family protein, which codes for MINLLLILALGFLGSFGHCVGMCGPLAVAFSLSHKQETPHWRQQLQFHVLLNLGRMLSYVLVGAGIGALGSVLLASGQMAGIGSQLRQWMAILTGILLIWFGIGQIKPDFLPRIPLLHPLMQSRLHNHLSQGMVKLSLQTKWWTPALLGMTWGLMPCGFLYTAQIKAAETGNLWMGAATMLAFGIGTLPTMLGVGVSTSLVSKDRRSQLFRLGGWVTLTIGVLTLLRTGDTMVDYTGHGALVCLILALVARPISNLWAAPLRYRRALGVGAFVLSLAHTVHMMEHSLQWNFAAFLFLLPDYQVGMALGAVALALMTPPALTSFDRLQKSLGKRWRAIHLLSVPALLLSTIHAVIIGSHYFGSSQVTWENKLAAVLLGIVTLIVLLVRWRFFWSMLSLQKFYVPSKKS